In uncultured Methanobacterium sp., a genomic segment contains:
- a CDS encoding alpha/beta hydrolase, whose product MVIKKSYTTSFVTSKDGTKVGYRQMGRGTGIILLHGGANASQHFMKLGEFLSDFFTVYIPDRRGRGLSGPFGENYSMEREIEDLKAIIEKTGTHYIFGLSSGALITLEAALKLLAIKKVALYEPPLDIDGSIMKILSFVPKFDKEIEEGKLSDATVTMLKDFGIYFGLPKWITSLPRSVLVGLFQMYYAIDSRITKGDDVPFTVLVPDFHYDYELVSEMQGKLETFEEVKAEVLLIGGSESPQFLKNTFDALEKTLPNVKRIELQGLSHTGPLVTGDPEKVARKLKLFFID is encoded by the coding sequence ATGGTTATAAAAAAATCATACACAACTAGTTTCGTAACTTCCAAAGACGGAACTAAGGTTGGATACAGACAAATGGGTAGAGGAACCGGAATCATTCTCTTGCATGGCGGTGCAAATGCTTCACAACATTTCATGAAACTTGGCGAATTTTTATCTGATTTTTTCACCGTTTATATTCCAGACCGCCGTGGTCGTGGACTGAGCGGGCCATTTGGTGAGAATTACAGCATGGAACGAGAAATTGAAGACCTTAAAGCTATAATTGAAAAAACAGGAACTCATTATATTTTTGGTCTAAGTTCTGGAGCTCTAATTACTCTTGAAGCTGCGCTAAAATTACTTGCAATTAAAAAAGTAGCTCTTTATGAACCTCCTCTTGATATTGACGGATCAATAATGAAAATTTTATCATTTGTACCGAAGTTTGACAAAGAAATTGAAGAAGGAAAACTTTCAGATGCAACTGTTACTATGTTAAAAGATTTTGGGATTTATTTTGGATTACCTAAATGGATTACCAGTCTTCCACGTTCAGTGCTCGTTGGATTATTCCAGATGTACTATGCAATTGATTCCAGGATTACTAAAGGTGATGATGTGCCATTTACTGTGCTTGTTCCAGATTTTCACTATGACTATGAGCTTGTTAGTGAAATGCAGGGAAAACTTGAAACATTTGAAGAAGTCAAGGCAGAAGTTTTATTAATCGGCGGAAGTGAAAGCCCCCAATTTTTAAAAAATACTTTTGATGCATTAGAAAAAACTCTCCCAAATGTAAAACGCATTGAATTACAGGGACTCAGCCATACAGGTCCACTTGTGACGGGTGACCCTGAAAAAGTTGCTCGCAAGCTGAAACTTTTCTTTATAGATTGA
- a CDS encoding DUF5518 domain-containing protein — protein MVEIKWTTVKRGLLLSLILWLILREVAGDIGGVIGFVVATIVVGYRVDEDYKSGAIHGALVGMVGGIIGGSIILILYLIGLGDIAKQLWPVTGVIEAIIVIILYATVGAIGGTIGSAIEKFRQPPA, from the coding sequence ATGGTAGAAATAAAATGGACTACTGTGAAAAGAGGTTTATTGTTATCGCTAATCTTATGGCTTATTCTTCGAGAAGTTGCAGGAGATATTGGAGGTGTAATTGGATTTGTGGTAGCAACAATAGTTGTCGGTTACAGAGTTGATGAAGATTATAAAAGCGGTGCAATACATGGAGCACTAGTTGGTATGGTAGGTGGTATTATAGGAGGATCAATCATACTGATTTTATACCTCATCGGGTTAGGAGACATAGCAAAACAGCTTTGGCCAGTTACAGGAGTAATAGAAGCCATCATAGTCATAATCTTATATGCAACAGTAGGGGCCATTGGTGGCACCATAGGCTCCGCAATCGAAAAATTCCGCCAACCACCGGCTTAA
- a CDS encoding MTH865 family protein, producing the protein MGVKEEIHAQIVGALSGADFPITTPEALLSSFPDGAETTCKSGNVELKAGDAGQVLTADDFPFKSAKNVADVIVERAGL; encoded by the coding sequence ATGGGAGTTAAAGAAGAAATACATGCACAGATTGTGGGAGCACTGTCAGGAGCCGATTTCCCCATAACAACACCAGAAGCACTGTTATCCTCATTTCCAGATGGGGCAGAAACCACTTGCAAATCAGGGAATGTTGAGCTGAAAGCAGGTGATGCCGGTCAGGTGTTAACTGCAGATGATTTCCCCTTCAAATCAGCTAAAAATGTTGCAGATGTAATTGTTGAAAGAGCGGGGTTATAA
- a CDS encoding phenylacetate--CoA ligase → MIWNEEVECISRDEMKKLQLKRLKDVVKRAYENVPYYKKRFDEAGIKPDDIETLEDIQKLPLTTKDDLRAAYPFGMFAVPRREIVEVHTSSGTTGKPTVSGYTREDLETWSEIMARGLTMFGVDDEDLIQNTHGYGLFTGGFGVHYGAQKIGATVIPISTGQTRRQIEIMKDFGTTVLIVTPSYGLYLAEVAEEEGLKSEDMKLKSIGFGAEMWTEEMRQEIEKRFNAPAYNIYGLTEIMGPGIALECPEQDGLHVMEDHFYPEIIDSETQEVLGEGEKGELVLTNLTRQGMPIIRFRTKDVTSLTTRTCSCGRTMVKMDRITGRTDDMLKIRGVAVFPSQIEKALLKMDGIEPHYQIIVTRPQHLDEMEVQVETSPELFSDEVKELVGIKKKIENFIHNEIGLRVTVTLVEPRTLPRSQGKAVRVIDKRGLNK, encoded by the coding sequence ATGATCTGGAATGAAGAAGTGGAGTGCATATCTAGAGATGAAATGAAGAAATTACAGCTTAAACGATTAAAAGATGTTGTGAAACGGGCCTACGAGAATGTTCCCTATTATAAAAAACGTTTTGATGAGGCAGGAATTAAACCAGATGACATTGAGACCCTGGAAGACATCCAGAAATTACCTTTAACCACTAAAGACGATCTCCGTGCTGCATATCCCTTTGGAATGTTTGCAGTTCCAAGAAGGGAGATTGTAGAAGTTCACACCTCATCAGGGACCACTGGAAAACCCACTGTTTCAGGTTATACCCGGGAAGACCTGGAAACATGGAGCGAAATAATGGCCAGGGGTCTAACCATGTTTGGAGTTGATGATGAGGATCTTATCCAGAACACCCATGGTTACGGTCTTTTTACGGGTGGTTTTGGGGTGCACTACGGTGCCCAGAAGATAGGGGCCACAGTTATACCCATTTCAACCGGACAGACCCGCAGACAGATCGAGATAATGAAGGACTTTGGAACCACGGTTCTAATAGTAACTCCTTCCTACGGACTTTACCTGGCAGAGGTAGCCGAAGAAGAAGGACTTAAAAGTGAGGATATGAAATTAAAGTCCATTGGTTTTGGAGCAGAGATGTGGACTGAAGAGATGCGCCAGGAGATCGAAAAACGCTTCAATGCACCTGCATATAATATATATGGACTTACAGAGATTATGGGCCCGGGGATAGCCCTGGAATGCCCAGAGCAGGATGGTCTGCATGTTATGGAGGATCATTTCTACCCGGAGATCATTGACTCCGAAACCCAGGAAGTACTGGGTGAAGGCGAAAAGGGGGAACTGGTCCTGACCAACCTGACCCGGCAGGGAATGCCCATTATTCGTTTTAGAACCAAGGATGTTACCAGCCTCACAACAAGGACCTGTTCCTGCGGCAGAACCATGGTTAAAATGGACCGCATAACCGGAAGAACCGATGACATGCTCAAGATCCGTGGAGTGGCAGTTTTCCCATCCCAGATCGAAAAGGCACTACTCAAGATGGATGGTATTGAACCCCATTACCAGATAATTGTCACCCGACCCCAGCACCTGGATGAAATGGAAGTACAGGTGGAAACATCACCGGAACTTTTCTCTGATGAGGTGAAAGAGTTGGTGGGGATAAAAAAGAAAATAGAAAACTTCATCCACAATGAGATTGGTTTGAGAGTTACTGTAACCCTGGTAGAACCAAGAACACTACCTAGAAGCCAAGGGAAAGCAGTCAGGGTTATTGATAAACGTGGATTAAACAAATAA
- a CDS encoding GNAT family N-acetyltransferase: MEDREKSIAHLIEKNAVDFFMNLGRLNQDEVYDKPEIKCILTPKWESRIFMANFDEKEASKLFHRIISKSNQLNISPLWYVSPFSRPFNLKKLLNDHYFYYLKDWKAMAIDLDVFTENFDIPENLEIKVVSNISELKNWVNVLVKGFKLAENKIESYKNYFTNLGVEQPLNFQFYLGIYNEKPVGSLILFEGSDAAGVYYVSTLHEARRKGVAAAMITKILYDAKNKGYRICVLHASEEGYPLYKKIGFKECYTTKIFKMDRNL; the protein is encoded by the coding sequence ATGGAAGATCGGGAGAAAAGCATAGCACATTTGATTGAAAAAAATGCTGTAGATTTCTTCATGAATTTGGGGCGTTTGAATCAGGATGAAGTTTACGACAAGCCTGAAATAAAATGTATTTTAACCCCAAAATGGGAAAGTCGTATTTTTATGGCGAATTTCGATGAAAAAGAGGCATCAAAATTATTTCATAGGATTATTTCTAAAAGTAATCAGTTGAATATTTCTCCTCTTTGGTATGTTTCTCCATTTTCTCGTCCGTTTAATTTAAAAAAACTCCTTAATGATCATTATTTTTATTATCTGAAAGATTGGAAGGCAATGGCTATTGATCTAGATGTTTTTACTGAAAATTTTGATATTCCTGAAAACCTTGAAATCAAAGTTGTTTCTAACATTTCTGAACTCAAAAATTGGGTTAATGTGTTAGTTAAAGGTTTTAAACTCGCAGAAAATAAAATAGAATCATATAAAAATTATTTTACCAATCTAGGCGTCGAACAACCTCTTAATTTTCAATTTTATTTAGGGATTTACAATGAAAAACCAGTAGGTTCTTTAATACTTTTTGAAGGATCTGATGCTGCAGGAGTATACTATGTTTCTACTTTACATGAGGCTCGAAGAAAGGGCGTCGCTGCAGCCATGATCACTAAAATCCTTTATGATGCTAAAAATAAAGGATATAGAATTTGTGTTTTGCATGCAAGTGAAGAAGGTTACCCACTTTATAAAAAAATTGGATTTAAAGAGTGTTACACAACTAAGATATTTAAAATGGATAGAAATCTTTAA
- a CDS encoding sodium:solute symporter family protein translates to MILSIVVLIFLLINGYVGYVAWRRTKNADDYLVAGRETHPFIMALSYGATFISTAAIVGFGGVAANYGMGILWLVFLNIIIGIFIAFVFFGKRTRKMGHNLGALTFPEFLSRRFDSRFIQYFSGAIIFIGMPLYASVVLVGMARFVETTLSVDYNIALVVMAIIVAVYVIFGGIKGVMYTDALQGSIMFFGMIFLLIAIYWILGGVTDANQALTNLVNVVPQKATAAATATGFTGWTSMPSLGSPFWWTLVSSLILGVGIGVLSQPQLVVRFMTVKSNKELNRGVLIGGVFIFVMTFGAYVVGALSNVYFFQTTGQTAVQAAGGNLDKVIPTFIAAAMPLWFAYLFMIALLSAAMSTLSAQFHVQGTALGRDIYETLVRKTGGSSVRMARIGIVIAVIIAVLLGFILPASIVALGTALWFGITAAAFLAIYVAALYWRRATKEGAIAGLVCGAVTSLIWLLFGFKKTAEPLGISKALMGQSTIITSVPWPTVDPMVVALPVAIIVTIVVSLLTKPPEKEFLDKCFEGVDQSRGK, encoded by the coding sequence ATGATATTGAGTATTGTTGTTTTAATATTTCTCCTGATAAACGGGTATGTGGGTTATGTTGCCTGGCGTAGAACTAAGAATGCAGATGATTATCTGGTGGCAGGGAGGGAAACACATCCCTTCATCATGGCCCTGAGTTATGGGGCCACATTCATCAGTACCGCAGCTATTGTGGGATTTGGAGGAGTTGCTGCTAATTATGGTATGGGAATCCTGTGGCTGGTGTTTTTAAATATCATCATTGGAATATTCATTGCCTTTGTGTTCTTTGGAAAACGTACCCGGAAAATGGGTCATAATTTAGGTGCTTTAACTTTCCCCGAGTTTTTATCAAGGCGTTTTGACAGTAGATTTATCCAGTACTTCTCTGGTGCGATTATTTTTATTGGAATGCCATTATACGCGTCGGTTGTGCTAGTGGGAATGGCCAGGTTTGTGGAAACAACGTTGAGTGTGGATTACAATATAGCTCTGGTTGTAATGGCTATCATAGTCGCGGTATACGTTATTTTTGGAGGGATCAAGGGTGTGATGTACACCGATGCCCTTCAAGGTAGTATAATGTTTTTTGGAATGATATTCCTGCTCATAGCAATTTACTGGATCCTGGGAGGAGTAACTGATGCCAATCAGGCACTCACCAATTTGGTGAATGTTGTTCCCCAGAAAGCAACTGCAGCAGCTACTGCAACAGGATTCACTGGTTGGACATCCATGCCTTCCCTGGGGAGTCCATTCTGGTGGACATTAGTCTCCAGTTTGATCCTGGGAGTGGGTATAGGAGTTCTATCCCAGCCCCAGTTAGTAGTGCGGTTCATGACTGTTAAATCAAATAAGGAGTTAAACAGGGGAGTTTTGATCGGGGGAGTATTCATATTTGTAATGACCTTTGGAGCCTACGTGGTAGGGGCACTTTCAAATGTTTACTTCTTCCAGACAACTGGACAAACTGCGGTTCAAGCAGCAGGAGGTAACCTGGATAAGGTTATACCTACATTCATAGCTGCTGCCATGCCACTCTGGTTTGCATATCTATTTATGATCGCACTCCTGTCTGCTGCCATGTCCACCCTTTCTGCACAGTTCCATGTCCAGGGAACTGCCCTGGGAAGGGACATATATGAGACGTTGGTGCGTAAAACTGGAGGATCATCAGTAAGAATGGCCCGGATAGGGATAGTAATTGCAGTTATCATTGCAGTACTTCTTGGATTCATATTACCTGCCAGTATAGTAGCTTTGGGAACTGCCCTGTGGTTTGGTATCACTGCCGCAGCATTCCTGGCAATTTACGTGGCAGCACTGTACTGGAGAAGAGCCACCAAAGAAGGTGCAATTGCAGGATTAGTTTGTGGTGCGGTAACCAGTTTGATATGGTTGTTATTCGGCTTTAAAAAAACAGCAGAACCTTTAGGAATCTCCAAAGCTTTAATGGGACAGTCAACCATCATCACATCTGTACCATGGCCCACTGTAGATCCCATGGTTGTGGCCCTGCCAGTGGCAATTATTGTTACCATTGTGGTCAGTCTACTTACCAAACCCCCTGAAAAGGAGTTCCTGGATAAGTGCTTTGAGGGAGTGGACCAGTCCCGGGGAAAATAA
- a CDS encoding HXXEE domain-containing protein, whose translation MEDYNIIWKGGIAFIGPMLLVLLACFKYTDPSFTWLAFLFWALLPLLMIHETEEYVIRVNGGITEGGFQEYFNTKTFARLNPPRPDYPLTNGYELFTNAFAWFFAIISALTIYITPWVGIGLIVFLFIMNGIMHTAIFQFTEKGANPGFYTTWLILNPYSVVILFYAYTTNAFTTLDYIVGIIFGFLVFLAFLLTTRSKLKSFELSQEPGESQK comes from the coding sequence ATGGAAGATTATAATATAATATGGAAGGGGGGCATTGCTTTTATAGGTCCTATGTTATTGGTGCTTTTAGCATGCTTTAAATATACGGATCCTAGTTTCACATGGTTGGCATTCTTATTTTGGGCTTTATTGCCATTGCTTATGATCCATGAAACCGAAGAATATGTTATTAGAGTTAATGGAGGAATTACTGAAGGTGGATTTCAAGAATATTTCAATACAAAGACTTTCGCTAGATTAAATCCGCCACGACCGGATTATCCTCTAACTAACGGATATGAATTATTTACTAATGCGTTTGCATGGTTCTTTGCTATAATCAGTGCATTGACAATATACATAACACCGTGGGTTGGAATAGGTCTCATTGTATTCCTTTTCATTATGAACGGAATTATGCACACTGCAATATTCCAATTTACAGAGAAAGGAGCTAATCCTGGCTTTTATACTACTTGGTTAATCTTAAACCCTTACTCAGTGGTAATACTATTCTATGCATACACAACCAATGCCTTTACTACATTGGATTATATCGTGGGCATTATATTCGGATTCCTCGTTTTCCTTGCATTTCTTTTAACCACAAGAAGCAAACTTAAGTCCTTTGAGCTATCACAAGAACCCGGAGAATCACAAAAATAA
- a CDS encoding MBL fold metallo-hydrolase, with protein MKLVNYQYKKTSKLSWVEVFQNPCPISVHTFQTGSVIINRKGTLNPDHPRARNVEDQEIEVPILAHWIHHQEKGDFLLDVGLDSSYFKDPCGGLEGTSVDEYMQEEDENIAYHLEKKGINIEMVFLSHLHSDHAAGVRELPKNIPYVTGKGEYMEYHPEVHGDFLEGLEELFEIDYSLAQNMPFLGPSVDLLGDGSLWAFHTPGHTSGHSSFLVNGVDGPVLLAMDAAFIRENLKLGVAPSDYTWNTEVAQETLEKILTFLRLYPQVRVVSGHDD; from the coding sequence ATGAAACTTGTAAATTATCAGTATAAAAAAACCAGTAAACTTAGTTGGGTTGAAGTATTCCAAAATCCATGCCCCATAAGTGTTCACACTTTCCAGACTGGATCCGTGATTATTAACCGGAAAGGCACTTTAAATCCAGATCACCCCCGTGCTAGGAATGTTGAAGACCAGGAAATTGAGGTTCCCATACTGGCACACTGGATACACCACCAGGAAAAGGGTGACTTCTTACTGGATGTGGGACTGGATTCCTCCTACTTTAAAGACCCCTGCGGAGGATTAGAAGGAACTTCTGTAGATGAATATATGCAGGAAGAGGATGAGAATATTGCATATCATCTTGAAAAAAAGGGGATAAACATTGAAATGGTGTTTTTAAGCCATTTACATTCTGACCACGCAGCTGGGGTGAGGGAACTTCCTAAAAATATTCCCTATGTAACTGGTAAGGGTGAGTATATGGAATACCATCCAGAAGTTCATGGTGATTTTTTAGAAGGTTTAGAAGAGTTATTTGAAATTGATTATTCCCTGGCACAGAACATGCCCTTTTTAGGACCCAGTGTGGATCTATTGGGTGATGGATCGCTATGGGCATTTCATACGCCTGGACACACCTCTGGACACAGTTCATTTCTTGTGAATGGGGTGGATGGTCCTGTTCTCCTGGCAATGGATGCTGCATTTATCCGTGAGAACCTCAAACTTGGTGTGGCTCCCAGTGACTACACCTGGAATACAGAGGTGGCTCAGGAAACCCTGGAGAAAATTTTAACATTTTTAAGGTTGTATCCGCAGGTTAGGGTGGTCTCGGGTCATGATGATTAA
- a CDS encoding winged helix-turn-helix domain-containing protein — translation MSNSGIYDTPAKLEAIHRDIKRLMERSNQEYLNLMMANLRKDFLDSFTAYIDGDIENGLENGMVDPCPMRDTCKSIFTDFLEDNSKNIRHGNISNEVITGKRDELNKIRKKASFDDCDICFREVNSLFEKQLNLIGSLQIYNSNDEIKTEISVINEEEIVKSVLEPLSNKIRLQILKSMASKTYSFSALSELTGLRGGNLLFHIQKLLESDLIIQRHERGDYMITKKGFNLISLLADFQQCLED, via the coding sequence ATGAGTAATTCTGGAATTTACGATACTCCTGCTAAATTGGAGGCAATTCATCGTGATATCAAACGGTTAATGGAACGATCCAATCAGGAATATCTAAATTTAATGATGGCTAATTTAAGGAAGGATTTTTTAGATTCATTCACAGCTTATATTGATGGTGATATTGAAAATGGTCTGGAAAATGGAATGGTAGATCCATGTCCCATGAGAGACACCTGTAAATCAATATTCACCGATTTTTTAGAGGACAATTCAAAAAACATACGCCATGGAAATATTTCCAATGAAGTTATCACTGGAAAAAGGGATGAACTGAATAAAATACGAAAAAAGGCATCTTTTGATGATTGTGATATTTGTTTTAGGGAAGTTAACTCTCTTTTTGAGAAACAGTTAAATCTCATAGGTTCGTTACAGATATACAATTCTAATGATGAAATTAAGACAGAAATATCGGTTATCAATGAGGAAGAAATTGTTAAAAGTGTACTTGAGCCTTTATCCAATAAAATTAGGCTGCAAATACTCAAATCCATGGCCTCCAAAACATATAGCTTTTCAGCACTTTCTGAATTAACTGGACTTCGTGGAGGTAACTTACTCTTCCACATCCAGAAACTCCTGGAAAGTGATCTCATCATCCAGCGACATGAACGAGGGGACTACATGATCACTAAAAAAGGATTTAATCTAATTTCCCTGCTGGCTGATTTTCAACAATGTCTGGAAGATTAA
- a CDS encoding PsbP-related protein, producing MSEDGPPRLRKPGNNTKKKDSTSKLGKASSDIKEKIGSLKLKNGENSFSSKVNSLKSKKTSDNKQGNGGPTRLRVPHTESSGKSHSNNLKKTIPKILGKKSIVGIIGIIILIILVATTAMWFMGDHKAISNQSNNTTTQMNNLKNHFDNGNISFDYPEGWNVTNTTNQATLIVTVTDDENNSFSVFKEDLLTQNFTYRVASWRSNILANGMIYYEGDLTIDNTTAYELEANYKPNDKVFTTRGIAFQKNNSAYFVIFVFDKPLLDYKNEMDTVINSFHVNG from the coding sequence TTGAGCGAAGATGGTCCTCCTCGATTAAGAAAACCAGGAAACAATACCAAGAAAAAGGATTCAACATCCAAATTGGGAAAAGCCAGTTCAGATATTAAAGAAAAAATTGGCTCTTTAAAACTGAAAAATGGAGAAAATTCCTTTTCCAGTAAAGTTAATTCCCTTAAATCCAAAAAAACTAGTGATAATAAACAGGGAAATGGGGGTCCTACCCGGCTTAGAGTACCACACACTGAATCATCAGGAAAATCCCATTCTAATAATTTGAAAAAAACTATTCCTAAAATACTGGGGAAAAAATCTATTGTGGGTATTATTGGCATTATTATTTTAATTATCCTGGTGGCTACCACTGCAATGTGGTTTATGGGTGATCATAAAGCCATCTCTAACCAGAGCAACAATACCACCACCCAGATGAATAATCTTAAAAACCATTTTGACAATGGTAACATCTCATTTGACTATCCTGAAGGTTGGAATGTTACAAACACTACAAATCAGGCCACTCTAATAGTTACTGTTACAGATGATGAAAATAACAGTTTCTCTGTCTTTAAGGAGGATCTTTTAACGCAAAATTTCACATACCGGGTTGCTAGCTGGCGTTCAAACATTTTAGCCAATGGCATGATCTACTACGAGGGTGATCTCACCATTGATAACACCACTGCCTATGAACTGGAAGCAAACTACAAACCCAATGATAAGGTTTTCACAACTAGAGGAATAGCCTTCCAGAAAAACAACAGTGCATACTTTGTGATCTTCGTCTTTGACAAACCCCTTCTGGATTATAAAAACGAGATGGATACAGTTATAAATAGTTTCCACGTGAATGGATAA
- a CDS encoding ROK family protein has translation MYSLINAFDEREIIVIGFTEVTTETEDILEGLRIDVKERLDNPLDDVIEPEIERDFGILISEDDFSAEGAIEYKNPTIDGKEVDIDEVFKGLIAWKQGLEQASQERDTAKKQ, from the coding sequence ATGTATAGCTTGATAAATGCCTTTGATGAACGTGAAATTATCGTTATAGGATTCACTGAAGTAACCACAGAAACAGAAGATATTCTGGAAGGTTTGAGAATAGATGTAAAAGAACGGCTAGACAACCCATTGGACGATGTTATTGAACCAGAGATAGAACGGGACTTCGGAATTTTGATATCAGAAGATGATTTCTCAGCTGAGGGTGCCATAGAATACAAAAACCCCACTATTGATGGAAAAGAAGTTGATATTGACGAAGTATTCAAGGGATTAATAGCTTGGAAACAGGGCCTAGAACAAGCATCACAAGAAAGAGACACTGCAAAAAAACAATAG
- a CDS encoding SulP family inorganic anion transporter: MKSLSSYLPITRWARNYNKDWLRPDIIAGITVGAFIIPESIAYVSLANLPPEIGLYSAMVAVLVYAIFGTSRQLSVGPLSTLSILVGSTLGSLMIPNTAQYAMIASLIAVIAGLLALLSWVLRLGFIVKFISKPVLTGFLAGIALFIASGQITKLFGISGGSGTFFQRIYYFLIHIDQTNLPTLAVGVGGILFLYLATKKFPKLPNTLFLVLGSTVLITLTNLTALGVSVVGQIPQGLPSLVIPDPSLLDVNILITLAVTVFLISYMEGYLFAAEYATKNSYKIDKNQELLALGMSNVAVGLFQGLPIGGALSRTAINNDSGAKTQLAGAISGLVILLVLLFLTGIFTNLPETILAAIVIFIIKGLVDLPHFRKIYSFSKIEFAIAIVTLLVVLFFGALEGIVIGVILSVVGLIKKMYNPHIAVLGKMPGKDQFLDIKRRPEAHIIPEILIVRVDGSQIFLNTEDIKNNILNMADHEYADTKLLILDFEATSFIDHSGTEMLEDLYDELNRRGIKLKAANMYGPLRDSLQKTKLEAEIVESPTSLTIEDCIEIWKSETGN, from the coding sequence ATGAAATCCCTATCATCATATCTTCCCATAACCAGATGGGCCCGAAACTACAATAAAGACTGGTTACGGCCAGATATAATAGCTGGGATTACTGTCGGGGCATTTATAATCCCTGAATCCATTGCATACGTATCTTTAGCTAATCTACCACCGGAAATTGGTTTATATTCTGCAATGGTTGCGGTTTTAGTCTATGCCATTTTTGGAACATCCCGCCAGTTATCAGTTGGACCACTCTCCACCCTTTCCATACTGGTCGGTTCCACACTGGGTTCTTTGATGATCCCCAACACTGCCCAGTATGCCATGATAGCATCCTTGATAGCAGTTATAGCCGGTCTCCTAGCCCTACTGTCATGGGTTTTAAGATTAGGATTCATAGTTAAATTCATATCCAAGCCAGTTTTAACTGGTTTTCTGGCAGGTATAGCATTATTCATTGCCTCCGGCCAGATTACCAAGTTATTCGGAATATCAGGAGGTTCTGGAACTTTTTTTCAACGCATATATTACTTTTTAATCCATATAGATCAAACTAACTTACCTACCCTTGCAGTTGGTGTGGGTGGAATCCTGTTTTTGTACCTGGCAACCAAAAAATTTCCAAAATTACCTAACACACTCTTCCTGGTTTTAGGATCAACTGTACTCATTACTTTAACCAACTTGACCGCTCTAGGAGTAAGTGTGGTCGGTCAAATTCCTCAGGGATTACCTTCCCTTGTAATTCCCGATCCTTCCCTGTTGGATGTGAATATCTTAATTACACTGGCGGTTACAGTCTTTCTCATAAGTTACATGGAAGGATATTTATTTGCAGCCGAATATGCAACCAAAAACAGTTATAAAATTGATAAAAATCAGGAGTTATTAGCTTTAGGAATGTCAAATGTTGCGGTAGGGTTGTTCCAGGGATTACCTATTGGTGGGGCATTATCTAGAACTGCAATAAATAATGATAGTGGTGCTAAGACCCAACTGGCAGGAGCTATATCTGGACTAGTTATTCTCCTGGTCCTGTTATTTCTAACCGGCATTTTTACCAACTTACCTGAGACCATACTGGCAGCCATTGTAATATTTATTATAAAGGGTCTGGTGGATCTACCACACTTTCGCAAGATCTACAGTTTCAGTAAGATAGAATTTGCCATTGCCATAGTTACTTTACTTGTTGTGTTGTTCTTTGGGGCACTGGAAGGCATCGTGATTGGAGTAATATTATCAGTGGTGGGGTTGATTAAGAAAATGTACAATCCTCACATAGCAGTGCTGGGAAAAATGCCCGGTAAAGATCAGTTTTTAGATATTAAACGACGACCGGAAGCACATATAATACCAGAGATACTCATTGTCAGGGTTGATGGGTCTCAAATATTCCTTAACACTGAAGACATAAAAAATAACATTCTTAACATGGCAGATCATGAATATGCGGATACAAAACTACTTATTCTAGATTTTGAGGCCACATCCTTCATTGATCATTCTGGAACTGAAATGTTAGAGGATCTCTACGATGAATTAAACCGTAGGGGGATCAAGCTTAAAGCAGCCAATATGTACGGCCCCCTGAGAGATTCTCTTCAAAAAACAAAATTAGAAGCAGAAATTGTAGAAAGTCCTACTTCTTTAACCATAGAAGATTGTATTGAAATTTGGAAGTCAGAAACTGGTAATTAA